In the genome of Brachypodium distachyon strain Bd21 chromosome 3, Brachypodium_distachyon_v3.0, whole genome shotgun sequence, the window GTCCAAGCACTGATAAACTCCGTAAGCACAGCGGGCTCGATGGACGGCCGAAGGTCACGTACCCACTGATTCCCCAAAAGCGCCTGAGTCACCGAGCGCCGCTTCCGACGGGAGAGGGCGTAGAGGGCGGTGAAGGCGGAACGGAGCGGAGAGGCGCCCAGCCAAGTAAAGTCCCAAAAGACAGCTGTGCGCCCATTGCCGTTGGTGACccgggtggcggcggtgaaGAGCGCCCGGTCCGAGTCGTTGCTGGGGGTCTCCAAGCCGTGCCAGGGCCGGTCGGGCGCCGTCCACTCGTACCAAAGCCAACAAAGCCGCAGGGCGCGGCCAAAGGCGGCGAGCTCAAGGATGCCCAGCCCTCCAAGGCCGCGCGGCGAGCAAACCTTGGACCAATTGACCTTGCATCTGCCGCCGGCAATATCTTGATCGTCCAAGTTCCAAAGGAAGCACCACCGAATCTTGTCAAAGGAGCAGATGAACTTTTTGGGCAGACGAAGTGCAGTCTTTGCGTAGACGGGGAGAGGGCTGAGCACGGAGTTGATGAGAGCCAGGCGGCCGCCGAAGTTGAGCCATTTTCCCCTCCAACCCGCCAGCCTTGCACGCGCCCGGTCAAGGATGTGTTGGAGGTGAGCAAGGCGAAGCCGGCCAAGGGAGAGGGGGAGACCGAGGTACCGGAAGGGGAAGTCCACCCGTTCGCCGAGGAAGGGCTGGAGCACCGCCTCGAGATCAACTTCAGAACAGTGAATGGCTGCCACCGAGCATTTGGTCGTGTTGATTCGAAGCCCCGTCGTGTTCCCGAAGGCATCAAGGATGGAGAGAAGAAGCTACAGCTCCTCGCGGATGGGGTTGATGAAAACAATGGCATCGTCCGCGTAGAGGCTCGCCCAGCGAGAGGAGTTGTGCAGGGGTAGCGGCGACAACCCTCCAAGGGTCATGGCATGGTGAAGGATGCGTTGTAGCGGGTCGATCGCCAAAATGAACAGAAGCGGGGACAGGGGGTCCCCCTGCCGTAGACCTTGACAATGGGGGATGCCGTCGCCATCCGTCCCGTTAAGGATAACCGACGAGGACGCTGAGGACAGAAGCATGGAGATCCAATCGCGCCAGCGTGCCAGGAACCCGAGACGCTGTAACAGCTCCAGCAAGTACTCCCAGGACACGGTGTCGAAAGCCTTGACGAAGTCAAGcttgaggaggagggagggattCTTGCGGCGATGGAGAGAGCGAGCGGTGTTGCGGACGAAGAGGAAATTGTCGTGAATCCATCTCGACTTGAGGAAGGCACTTTGAGTTGGCGAGATCAAATCCCCCATGAGAGGGGTGAGGCGACGAGCGAGAACCTTGGCAAAGAGCTTGGTGAAGGAGTGAATCAAGCTGATTGGGCGTAGATCATGCACGGTCGTGACGCGGTCCTTTTGGGGGATAAGGCAGATGAATGCCGAATTGAGGGCGGCGAGGTTCCCTCCGGCGAGGTTGTAGAGGTGATTGAAAGCAGCAAGCACATCAAGTTTGATCACCTCCCAGCAGCGCCGGTAGAAAGTGCCGGTGAAACCATCGGGGCCCGGCGCCTTCTCTGCCAGGGACGCCTTGATGGCCTTCCAGATTTCGAGAAGGGTGAAGGGATTGTCGATGCCGGCAGCGGGGAGTCGGGGCAGCTCGAGACATTCCTAGGCAAGCGTGCAGGACTGTGGCGCCGTCGTGCCCAGCACGTTGGTGAAGTGATGAAGGAGGGCGGCCGCTTTGTCGTCGTGCGAGACGTGGATGCCGGAGTCGGTGGTGAGCTGATGAAGGAAATTCTTGCGTTTCCGGGCGTTGATCTTGACATGGAAAAATTTAGTGTTGGTGTCTCCCTCCTTGAGCCAGGTTTGCCGGGAGGCCTGCCGTTGTCGGGCGCGCCCAACCGCTGTCAGGCGCAAAACTCTGGCCTTGAGAGCCTTGCGGAGGTGGAATTcgaggggagagagaggccgGTTGTCCTGCGCTTCATCGAGACGGAGGATGATCTCTGAAGCGAGGTACAGTTGGGAACGGGCGTCGCTGAATAGCCCTTTGCTCCAGGACCGAAGGGCGCGGGCCGTGCGCCCAAGCAAGTGGCGAAGGCGTGTGAGCGGGTTTGGAAAAGAAATCTGCTGTCCCCAGACCGAGACGACGGTAGGGAAGAAACCCGGGTGCTTAGGCCAGAAGTTCTCAAAGCGGAAGCAAGCCTTGCGAGGGGCCCCGCGGAACTGGGCGACGAGGAGGGGGCAGTGGTTGGAGTGAGACGTGGAGAGCGCCTGGACGGAGCAGGGAGAGAACAAGGCGTCCCAAGCCGCATTGCAGAAGATGCGATCGAGCTTCACAAGCGTGGGAGTTTCGCGCTCGTTGCTCCAGGAGAACTTGCGGTTGGAGCAGCGCAGCTCGCGGAGCTCCGCGTGGTCGATGGCAGCTCTAAATTGGTCCAGGAGAGCACGAAGGCAAGGCCGGACCGGAGCAGCGTGACAGTGGCCGAGATCAAAAAGCGGTTAGTCATGCAGAGGACGTCGGGGTTCCAGAAGATGGCGATGCCACCACGTGATACTGGAAGAACGCCAGGCATGATTAATCTTTGGAATTATCCAGAATGTCAACGCTCCTATGCCGCCTTCCAAGCTCCTCCACCTGAAGAACTTGGAGATTACACTCCTTGGTACTGTAGCGGCCTTCTTCCCCTGCTATGATTTATTTTCTATGGTCTCTTTCCTAGATGCTTCTCCTGCCTTGGAATCTTTCGTCCTGCGTGCAAGTCGCTATCCTTATATATCTCTTGGAGCTATCTATGTATTACACTTGGTTATTAATAAATACATTACTGTTcgtcatgcatatgtatatGCAGGTAAAAACGGGCGCTCTGAGGCATGGTCCTGTTGTTGGAGATTACGACGAAGCATACCTAAGGCGGAAGCCTGGGTGTCGGCATGAACGCCTCAGGCAGGTGATGATCACAGGCTTCTGTTCAGCCAAGAGCCTGGTTGAGCTTGTGATCTACATCCTGGAGAGCACACCTTCACTCAAGCGCCTCACACTGGACACAACTCAAGGCCCCGATAGAAAGTGTGGTAGTGGAGGCTGTGATCAGATACAAGTTTCCAAGGCCGTGGAGGCTGCAAGCAGATACATTGCTGGGAAGGTTCCCCCGACAGTTGCATTCCAGGTTCTGTAGCCGATGGCACACTAGCAGCCAGGCCATAGATTGATGCTAGCACGGTTTGTCTGAAGCATTAGATTATAGTTATGTTCCAAGTTCTGCTGTGTGCTCTACTGTTGACGAGTGTTAGGCGATGTTGACCATCATCCAGGTCCTCAGTGGTCGATGGTCGCCATATATATCTAGCTACTGCTCTCTCTCCTATGTTGTAGAAGGGCTCCTTTCATTTCTGAAAAGCTGGAAAAAGACTACAATAGACATATTATTACAGAACATTAGACATGATTCTGGGAGCAAAAGAGTCACCTgatctatttattttatttttgctaaaACGTATCTAAGTGAGGTGCGGTTTTGAAACTTGTCCCAAACAATCCACGAAAGGAGGGAATCCTGATTTTCTTAGTTTGAAACTA includes:
- the LOC112271689 gene encoding uncharacterized protein LOC112271689 — protein: MPPSKLLHLKNLEITLLGTVAAFFPCYDLFSMVSFLDASPALESFVLRVKTGALRHGPVVGDYDEAYLRRKPGCRHERLRQVMITGFCSAKSLVELVIYILESTPSLKRLTLDTTQGPDRKCGSGGCDQIQVSKAVEAASRYIAGKVPPTVAFQVL